Proteins encoded together in one Solanum lycopersicum chromosome 7, SLM_r2.1 window:
- the LOC138337350 gene encoding uncharacterized protein, whose translation MPPRRANARNVNARNANVAPLIPDQEASNAEFRNAIQMLAQIMTHQNNRVHDPLNENTTPTAARVRDFVRMNPPEFLASQTNEDPQNFLEEINKICALKDVAHIWYTEWKENRGENAAECIKAMLLGDMNISRLMTHAQQVEGDKLREHIKESKKANDGNYDYS comes from the exons atgcctcctcgtagagctAACGCTAGGAATGTGAATGCCAGGAATGCAAATGTAGCTCCTCTAATCCCAGATCAAGAAGCCTCCAATGCTGAGTTCAGGAATGCCATACAGATGTTGGCTCAGATTATGACCCACCAGAACAATCGAGTTCATGATCCTTTGAATGAAAATACTACACCAACAGCAGCAAGGgtccgtgactttgttaggatgaatcctcctgaGTTCTTAGCATCAcaaactaatgaggatcctcaaaatttcttggAAGAGATCAATAAAATCTGTGCG TTGAAGGATGTTGCTCACATTTGGTACACTGAGTGGAAGGAGAATAGGGGTGAAAATGCAG CTGAGTGCATAAAAGCTATGTTActgggagatatgaacatctctaggcttatgactcatgctcagcaggttgagggtgataagcttagggaacatATTAAGGAGAGTAAGAAGGCTAATGatgggaactatgactattcctAG